A single region of the Thioalkalivibrio nitratireducens DSM 14787 genome encodes:
- a CDS encoding NAD(P)H-dependent oxidoreductase yields the protein MKVLIILGHPRDQSLCGALAQAFSSGAREAATEVRQLNLSAVAFDPHVRAKSPAQQALEPGLQEARELIVWAEHLVFVYPTWWGSVPALLKGFLDRVFTPGFAFRTCEGGTGYQGLLGGRSAQLITTMDTPPLIHRLVYRQPGRNAMARATLGFCGIDPIRSLVFGPVRDSSPEQRQRWLERARRQGQQLRQGRVTTSERLRHKTDAWFRALRLQFYPMTWLAYTAGALAAAPAGGVFGNPLFWLGYLCLFLLEVATVLINEQVDFASDRGNRFFGPFTGGSRVLVDGLLSRREVAAGIVFSLAAFAAAAAGLLALTPGSFPVVLAVLVVLAVLAIGYTAPPLKLSYRGLGELDVAVTHSLGVMLCGFVFLGGPWQEPLPWLLSLPLLLAILPSITLAGIPDLEADAAAGKCTLAVRFGHRDALWLSIVFTGLAAAAALIWDLLGLAAGAYAGVALVAVPHAFWLGWLLYRRLESDSPPGRIDGLMVASLTFVLWFGLVPVLRLAG from the coding sequence ATGAAGGTTCTGATCATCCTCGGGCACCCGCGCGACCAGAGCCTGTGCGGGGCGTTGGCCCAGGCGTTCAGCAGCGGGGCGCGCGAGGCGGCGACCGAGGTCCGGCAGCTCAATCTGTCGGCGGTCGCATTCGATCCGCATGTACGCGCGAAGTCGCCAGCACAGCAGGCGCTGGAGCCGGGACTGCAAGAGGCACGGGAGCTGATCGTCTGGGCCGAGCACCTGGTGTTCGTCTACCCCACCTGGTGGGGCAGCGTGCCGGCGCTCTTGAAGGGGTTCCTGGATCGGGTATTCACGCCCGGGTTCGCGTTCCGGACCTGCGAGGGGGGCACCGGCTATCAGGGGTTGTTGGGGGGGCGCTCGGCACAGTTGATCACCACCATGGACACGCCGCCGCTGATCCACCGCCTGGTCTATCGCCAGCCCGGGCGCAACGCGATGGCGCGTGCAACGCTCGGTTTTTGTGGCATCGACCCGATCCGTTCGCTGGTCTTCGGCCCGGTTCGGGATTCCAGTCCCGAGCAGCGCCAGCGATGGCTGGAACGCGCCCGCCGCCAGGGACAACAGCTGCGACAGGGCCGGGTTACGACGTCGGAACGGTTGCGGCACAAGACCGACGCCTGGTTTCGGGCCCTGCGGCTGCAGTTCTATCCGATGACTTGGCTCGCCTACACCGCCGGCGCGCTCGCCGCCGCCCCGGCCGGCGGTGTTTTCGGGAACCCGCTCTTCTGGCTGGGCTATCTCTGCTTGTTCCTGCTCGAGGTCGCGACTGTGCTGATCAACGAGCAGGTGGACTTCGCGAGTGATCGCGGCAACCGGTTCTTCGGTCCGTTCACGGGCGGATCGCGGGTGCTGGTGGACGGTTTGCTGAGCCGGCGCGAGGTTGCGGCCGGTATCGTGTTCAGCCTTGCGGCCTTCGCGGCAGCGGCGGCAGGGTTGCTGGCCCTGACGCCGGGTTCCTTTCCGGTCGTGCTCGCGGTGCTCGTCGTGCTGGCGGTACTGGCGATCGGGTACACCGCACCGCCGCTGAAGCTCAGTTACCGGGGCCTTGGCGAACTCGATGTGGCGGTCACCCACAGTCTCGGCGTGATGCTGTGCGGTTTCGTGTTCCTGGGCGGCCCCTGGCAGGAGCCGCTGCCGTGGCTGCTGAGCCTGCCACTGCTGCTCGCGATCCTGCCCTCGATCACCCTCGCGGGTATCCCGGACCTGGAGGCCGATGCAGCGGCCGGCAAATGCACGTTGGCCGTCCGCTTCGGGCACCGGGATGCCCTGTGGCTGTCCATCGTTTTCACGGGGCTCGCGGCGGCCGCTGCCCTGATCTGGGACCTGCTCGGCCTGGCCGCGGGCGCGTACGCGGGTGTGGCCTTGGTCGCGGTCCCGCATGCCTTCTGGCTGGGCTGGCTGCTGTACCGGCGCCTAGAATCGGACAGCCCGCCTGGCCGCATCGACGGACTGATGGTGGCTTCCCTGACCTTCGTGCTGTGGTTCGGGCTCGTTCCTGTGCTGCGCCTCGCCGGTTGA
- a CDS encoding CheR family methyltransferase: protein MKDPDCVAFLQWALPRMRLRWPGFRRVRRQACKRIERRMSQLSCEDAAAYRHYLDRHPEEWRVLDALCRITVTRFYRDQRVFQVLVERILPELARTAVARRARELRVWCAGCASGEEPYTLSIAWHLELAGRFPELNLEILATDTDDGLLQRAADACYPWSSIRHLPQGWRSRAFKTHDGCFCLAPVFTAPVILRCHDVRTPLDAGPFDLILCRNLAFTYFEPALQREVARAMYERLRPAGVLLLGAHERLPEGTPGFAVIPEGQSLYRRPRTGIAACPPDPAGGRAQGTGSHG, encoded by the coding sequence ATGAAGGATCCGGACTGCGTCGCCTTTCTCCAGTGGGCGCTACCGCGCATGCGGCTGCGCTGGCCGGGCTTTCGGCGCGTACGCAGGCAGGCCTGCAAGCGCATCGAGCGACGGATGTCGCAGCTCTCCTGCGAGGACGCCGCGGCCTACCGCCACTACCTGGACCGGCACCCGGAGGAGTGGCGTGTACTCGATGCACTGTGCCGGATCACGGTCACCCGGTTCTATCGCGACCAGCGGGTCTTTCAGGTGCTTGTCGAGCGGATCCTGCCCGAACTGGCCCGAACGGCGGTTGCGCGCCGGGCCCGCGAACTCCGAGTTTGGTGTGCCGGCTGCGCGTCGGGCGAGGAACCCTACACCCTGTCCATCGCCTGGCATCTGGAACTCGCGGGACGCTTCCCGGAACTGAACCTGGAGATCCTCGCTACCGACACCGATGACGGACTGCTGCAGCGGGCCGCCGACGCCTGTTATCCGTGGAGTTCGATCCGCCATCTGCCGCAAGGCTGGCGCTCGCGCGCCTTTAAGACGCATGACGGATGCTTCTGCCTCGCACCAGTTTTCACCGCTCCGGTGATCCTGCGCTGCCACGATGTGCGCACACCGCTGGACGCGGGCCCGTTCGATCTGATCCTCTGCCGCAATCTCGCGTTCACGTATTTCGAGCCCGCGCTGCAGCGGGAGGTGGCGCGGGCGATGTACGAGCGTCTCCGGCCGGCTGGCGTCCTGTTGCTGGGCGCACATGAACGCCTGCCGGAGGGCACGCCGGGGTTCGCGGTGATCCCGGAAGGGCAGTCACTTTATCGAAGGCCCCGCACCGGCATTGCTGCCTGCCCGCCGGATCCCGCCGGGGGTAGGGCGCAGGGTACGGGATCGCATGGCTGA
- a CDS encoding nuclear transport factor 2 family protein, protein MAATVTANLSDNLHRALEEHDLNLLLSLYADDADLRVIDQRHPPSTPLELHGKEAITNYFREIFERPLTHRIEEEVVADDHMAFTEACEYADGMRVFCSAMMQLRDGKIVREVDVQAWDETTH, encoded by the coding sequence ATGGCAGCCACCGTGACCGCCAACCTATCCGATAACCTGCACCGTGCCCTCGAGGAGCACGACCTCAATCTGCTGCTCAGCCTCTATGCCGACGATGCAGACCTGCGCGTGATCGACCAGCGCCATCCGCCCAGCACGCCCCTGGAGCTGCACGGCAAGGAGGCGATCACCAACTACTTCCGAGAGATCTTCGAGCGGCCGCTGACCCATCGCATCGAGGAGGAGGTCGTGGCAGACGACCACATGGCCTTCACCGAAGCATGCGAGTATGCGGACGGAATGCGCGTGTTCTGCTCGGCCATGATGCAACTGCGCGACGGCAAGATCGTGCGCGAAGTGGACGTTCAGGCCTGGGACGAGACGACGCACTGA
- a CDS encoding alpha/beta hydrolase: protein MRRLWRSLSATGLVTGVLFFAVSLTPSLVPRPFVLQALLSGVALAAGYGVGVFLRWLWSYMELPVPREWVQEILKWPLAALSLGVALVFLLQASAWQDSVRVRMEMAPVEGIHLFGLGAAAVLLFALLLLVARAFRFVARLLARRFSRVAPRRISNVLGVLVAVLLFWALVDGLATRVVLGTFDASFQQLDAFIEPEMDPPQHAGTTGSDASLVAWQDLGRQGRRFVVGGPGRQDLEAFSGTEVVAPVRVYVGLNSAETIDERVALALDELKRTGAFERSVLAIITPTGTGWVDPGAIDSLEYLHRGDVASVAVQYSYLPSWLTLLVQPEYGAETARELFQAIYQHWTDLPADQRPRLYLHGLSLGALNSQRSVDIWDIVGDPVHGALWSGPPFRSSTWRWVTDHRKPGTPAWLPRFRDGSVVRFSNQYAPPERFAADWGPLRIVYLQYASDPITFFEPESLFRAPEWMAEPRGADVSPSLRWFPVVTLLQLAVDIFAADKAPIGYGHRYATEHYIDAWREVSAPPNWTETGIQRLKSHIGDLPAAAGGEAEQRQGLDAVRADEEPA from the coding sequence ATGAGACGGTTGTGGCGATCGCTGTCGGCCACCGGGCTGGTTACGGGCGTGCTGTTCTTCGCGGTATCGCTGACACCCAGCCTGGTTCCCCGGCCCTTTGTGCTTCAAGCACTGCTGTCGGGCGTTGCGCTTGCAGCCGGGTACGGGGTTGGCGTGTTTCTGCGCTGGCTTTGGAGCTACATGGAGCTTCCGGTTCCGCGCGAGTGGGTCCAGGAAATTCTCAAGTGGCCCCTCGCCGCTCTGAGCCTCGGCGTTGCGCTGGTCTTCCTGCTGCAGGCCTCGGCGTGGCAAGACTCGGTGCGCGTGCGGATGGAGATGGCACCGGTGGAGGGCATCCATCTGTTCGGGCTCGGTGCGGCGGCGGTGCTCCTGTTCGCGTTGCTATTGCTGGTGGCGCGTGCGTTCCGCTTCGTTGCACGGCTGCTTGCGCGCAGGTTCAGCCGCGTCGCACCGAGAAGGATCTCGAACGTGCTGGGCGTGCTGGTCGCAGTGCTGCTCTTCTGGGCGCTGGTCGACGGGCTCGCGACGCGCGTGGTTCTCGGCACCTTCGACGCCTCCTTTCAGCAACTCGATGCATTCATCGAGCCCGAGATGGATCCGCCGCAGCACGCCGGAACCACCGGCAGCGACGCCTCCCTAGTGGCCTGGCAGGATCTCGGCCGCCAGGGCCGCCGCTTCGTCGTCGGTGGTCCGGGGCGGCAGGACCTGGAGGCCTTTTCCGGGACGGAGGTGGTTGCGCCGGTGCGTGTCTACGTGGGCCTGAACTCCGCCGAGACGATCGACGAGCGCGTGGCCCTCGCACTCGATGAGCTGAAGCGCACCGGCGCGTTCGAACGGTCGGTGCTCGCGATCATTACGCCGACCGGAACGGGCTGGGTGGATCCGGGTGCTATCGACAGTCTCGAGTACCTGCACCGTGGTGATGTCGCCAGTGTGGCCGTGCAGTATTCGTACCTGCCGAGTTGGCTGACGCTGCTGGTACAGCCGGAGTACGGGGCCGAGACCGCCCGGGAATTGTTCCAGGCCATCTACCAGCACTGGACCGACCTGCCCGCCGACCAGCGGCCGCGCCTGTATCTCCACGGGCTGAGCCTGGGTGCATTGAACTCTCAGCGCTCGGTGGATATCTGGGACATTGTTGGCGACCCGGTGCACGGTGCCCTCTGGTCCGGCCCACCGTTCCGGAGCAGTACCTGGCGCTGGGTGACCGACCACCGCAAGCCCGGGACGCCGGCCTGGCTACCCCGGTTCCGGGATGGTTCCGTGGTCCGATTCAGCAACCAGTACGCCCCGCCGGAGCGCTTTGCTGCCGACTGGGGGCCGCTGCGGATCGTCTACCTGCAGTACGCGAGCGATCCCATCACGTTCTTCGAGCCCGAGTCGCTGTTCCGGGCGCCGGAATGGATGGCCGAGCCGCGTGGCGCCGACGTCTCGCCCAGCTTGCGGTGGTTCCCGGTCGTCACCCTGCTGCAACTCGCCGTCGACATCTTCGCGGCCGACAAGGCGCCGATCGGCTACGGCCACCGCTACGCCACCGAACACTACATCGACGCCTGGCGCGAAGTCAGTGCGCCGCCGAACTGGACCGAGACCGGGATCCAGCGTCTCAAATCCCATATTGGCGACCTGCCGGCTGCTGCCGGGGGAGAAGCGGAACAGCGCCAGGGGCTCGACGCGGTGCGCGCGGATGAAGAGCCGGCATAG
- a CDS encoding M20/M25/M40 family metallo-hydrolase, with product MMFQMPGESYQGTPPPLKADGQMLRERLQEHVRMLADEIGERHYWQPERLHAAADYIARTFREAGHKPIRHRVPAWDQEFHNIEVQLPHDGVANEILVIGAHYDTVRGTPGADDNASGVAVLLELARLLRDTELGRSVRLVAFANEEAPFFGSAAMGSLHYARQARERGDDIVGMISLEMVGYYSDEPDSQSYPPLLGHFYPDRGNFIAFVSNLRSRGLVRQTIQAFREHADVPSEGLAAPELIPDILRSDHWAFQQMGYPAIMLTDTANFRNPAYHGPHDTPDRLDYETMARLTAALAHAVETMSQR from the coding sequence ATGATGTTTCAGATGCCGGGAGAATCCTACCAGGGAACACCTCCGCCGCTGAAAGCCGACGGGCAGATGCTGCGCGAGCGTCTGCAGGAACACGTCCGGATGCTGGCGGACGAGATCGGCGAGCGGCACTACTGGCAGCCCGAACGCCTGCACGCGGCGGCAGATTACATCGCCCGAACCTTCCGGGAAGCGGGGCACAAACCGATCCGCCATCGGGTACCGGCGTGGGATCAGGAATTCCACAACATCGAGGTGCAGCTGCCGCACGACGGTGTCGCCAACGAGATCCTCGTGATCGGCGCGCACTACGACACGGTGCGCGGCACTCCCGGAGCCGACGACAATGCCTCCGGCGTCGCCGTGCTGCTCGAACTGGCCCGCCTCCTGCGGGATACGGAGCTGGGCCGATCCGTGCGCCTGGTCGCCTTCGCCAACGAGGAGGCGCCGTTTTTCGGCAGCGCGGCCATGGGCAGCCTGCACTACGCGCGGCAGGCTCGGGAAAGGGGCGACGACATCGTGGGCATGATCTCGCTGGAGATGGTGGGCTATTACAGCGACGAACCCGACAGTCAGTCGTACCCGCCGCTGCTCGGGCATTTCTACCCCGACCGCGGCAATTTCATCGCCTTCGTCAGCAACCTGCGATCGCGCGGACTCGTCCGCCAGACCATCCAGGCGTTCCGCGAACACGCTGACGTTCCCTCCGAGGGGCTCGCCGCGCCGGAACTGATCCCGGACATCCTTCGTTCGGATCATTGGGCATTCCAGCAGATGGGTTACCCGGCGATCATGCTCACCGACACCGCCAACTTCAGGAATCCGGCCTATCACGGGCCGCACGATACCCCCGACCGCCTGGATTACGAAACCATGGCCCGACTGACCGCCGCGCTGGCCCATGCCGTCGAGACGATGAGCCAGCGCTGA
- a CDS encoding acyl-CoA dehydrogenase family protein: protein MPPVLSASPARLLDHWLGADGLSPALAEYERWFHQRGLAISAALDRAGTPGLCMYDRFGQREDRVLYPPEYRDLLDRGYGLGVVARASDERTLMPGYRIGYVTAFFDAGLYCPYTVSLGTLVAVLKYASPALRDRTLPQLAGREKGFWQGATWITEAGGGSDIGAHVRTRAERVADGWRLTGDKYFASNVGAEVAVVAARPAGGSDGVRGLALFLVPRRRADGSLNYRIRRLKDKIATRSVPTGEVELQDAEASLLGEPGQGIYLIMEVLNVSRVANSVASVALMQRAIAEARAFAERRVAFGRPLLEQPLLDRQMRERQNSLRACFGLAWESARQLDRVWQERPPYSERHRMFRLIAHLAKYWTAEQAIRTAQWAMEVHGGAGVLADYGIERLLREAMILAIWEGSPHRQMLDGLELMARHRAHEGLFTQLGHPPGTDRLRATIEHLLNRDQAEREAGVEPVFRELAAWTAEALAPPPA, encoded by the coding sequence ATGCCTCCCGTGCTCAGCGCTTCACCCGCCCGGCTCCTCGACCACTGGCTGGGCGCGGATGGTCTCTCTCCGGCGCTGGCCGAATACGAGCGCTGGTTCCACCAGCGGGGTCTCGCGATCTCGGCCGCATTGGACCGGGCGGGCACGCCGGGGCTTTGCATGTACGATCGCTTCGGCCAGCGCGAGGACCGGGTTCTGTATCCTCCGGAGTACCGGGATCTGCTCGACCGCGGGTACGGCCTGGGCGTGGTCGCGCGCGCCAGCGATGAGCGCACACTGATGCCCGGGTACCGCATCGGGTACGTCACTGCGTTCTTCGATGCGGGCCTGTACTGCCCGTACACGGTCTCGCTGGGAACCCTGGTGGCGGTGCTGAAGTATGCGTCGCCGGCGTTGCGTGACCGCACCCTGCCGCAGCTCGCGGGCCGCGAAAAGGGTTTCTGGCAGGGAGCGACCTGGATCACCGAGGCCGGTGGTGGATCGGACATCGGGGCCCATGTTCGGACCCGTGCCGAACGGGTCGCCGACGGCTGGCGGCTGACCGGGGACAAGTACTTCGCGAGCAACGTCGGCGCGGAGGTCGCGGTGGTGGCGGCACGCCCCGCGGGTGGCTCCGACGGGGTCCGCGGTCTCGCCCTGTTCCTGGTACCCCGCAGACGCGCCGACGGGAGCCTGAACTACCGGATCCGGCGCCTGAAGGACAAGATCGCGACGCGGTCGGTGCCGACCGGCGAGGTGGAACTGCAAGACGCGGAGGCGTCGCTGCTGGGCGAGCCGGGCCAGGGAATCTACCTGATCATGGAGGTACTGAACGTGTCGCGGGTGGCGAACAGCGTGGCGAGCGTTGCGCTGATGCAGCGTGCGATCGCCGAGGCACGCGCGTTCGCCGAACGGCGGGTGGCCTTCGGCCGCCCGCTGCTGGAGCAGCCCTTGCTGGACCGGCAGATGCGTGAACGCCAGAACTCCCTGCGTGCCTGCTTCGGACTGGCCTGGGAATCAGCACGGCAGCTGGACCGGGTATGGCAGGAGCGTCCCCCGTACTCGGAACGTCACCGGATGTTCCGGCTGATCGCCCACCTGGCCAAGTACTGGACCGCTGAACAGGCGATCCGCACGGCCCAGTGGGCAATGGAGGTGCACGGCGGTGCCGGCGTATTGGCCGATTACGGCATCGAGCGACTGCTCCGGGAGGCGATGATCCTCGCAATCTGGGAAGGCTCGCCGCACCGCCAAATGCTCGACGGGCTCGAGCTGATGGCCCGGCATCGGGCCCACGAGGGCCTGTTCACGCAGCTCGGCCATCCACCCGGCACCGATCGCCTGCGGGCGACGATCGAGCATCTGTTGAACCGGGACCAGGCCGAGCGCGAAGCTGGGGTCGAACCGGTCTTCCGGGAACTGGCGGCCTGGACCGCCGAGGCGCTCGCGCCACCCCCGGCGTGA
- a CDS encoding CapA family protein — translation MEHRSGSRFGIPGIPPDHTVTLFFCGDVMTGRGIDQVLPHPASPELYEDYVRNARDYVDLATAAHGEIPAPVGFDYIWGDALGELARFRPSVRLINLETSITRHSVPWPGKAIHYRMHPGNARCLQPAGIDFCALANNHVLDWGHEGLRETCRVLDRMGIAHAGAGANELSASRPACVQPGPGARVLIWSIGLADSGIPREWAARDEQAGVWRAGNAREGAEALVQQIGSEKRPGDLAVVSVHWGSNWGYRIPREHTILARRLIDAGADLIHGHSSHHIRGMELYRGRPILYGCGDFINDYEGLRGYESFRPDLALMYFCRLAPADGRLLRFWMTPMRRERFALHRANEEASRWLEDVLNRERRGDAPPFTRDEEGRLQWVRDAVARQG, via the coding sequence ATGGAACACCGCTCTGGATCCCGATTCGGGATACCCGGGATCCCGCCGGACCATACCGTCACGCTATTCTTCTGCGGCGACGTAATGACCGGACGGGGCATCGACCAGGTTCTGCCCCATCCCGCAAGTCCCGAACTCTACGAGGACTATGTACGTAACGCCCGGGACTATGTGGATCTGGCGACCGCCGCTCATGGCGAAATCCCGGCGCCAGTCGGTTTCGACTACATCTGGGGCGACGCACTGGGCGAACTGGCCCGATTCCGGCCTTCGGTCCGGCTCATCAACCTGGAAACGAGCATCACTCGCCACTCCGTCCCTTGGCCGGGCAAGGCGATCCACTACCGCATGCACCCGGGCAACGCCCGCTGCCTGCAGCCGGCTGGAATCGACTTCTGCGCGCTGGCCAACAACCATGTGCTGGACTGGGGCCACGAAGGCCTGCGCGAAACCTGCCGCGTGCTGGACCGCATGGGCATCGCCCATGCGGGCGCGGGCGCCAACGAATTGTCAGCGAGCCGGCCCGCGTGCGTGCAGCCGGGTCCGGGCGCGCGGGTGCTCATCTGGAGCATCGGGCTTGCCGACAGCGGGATCCCACGCGAGTGGGCCGCACGCGACGAACAGGCCGGTGTGTGGCGCGCAGGCAACGCGCGGGAGGGCGCCGAGGCGCTGGTCCAGCAGATCGGCTCTGAAAAGCGTCCAGGTGATCTGGCCGTGGTGTCAGTGCATTGGGGCAGCAATTGGGGTTACCGGATCCCGCGGGAGCACACGATCCTCGCCCGCCGGCTGATCGATGCCGGTGCCGACCTGATCCACGGACACTCGTCCCACCATATCCGGGGCATGGAACTCTACCGGGGGCGGCCGATCCTGTACGGCTGCGGCGACTTCATCAACGACTACGAGGGACTCCGGGGCTACGAGTCCTTTCGCCCGGACCTGGCCCTGATGTACTTCTGCCGCTTGGCTCCGGCCGATGGCCGTCTGCTCCGCTTCTGGATGACACCCATGCGAAGGGAACGCTTTGCGTTGCACCGGGCCAATGAAGAAGCGAGCCGATGGCTGGAGGATGTCCTCAACCGGGAGCGCCGCGGGGATGCTCCGCCTTTCACCCGGGACGAGGAAGGCCGGCTGCAGTGGGTGCGGGACGCAGTCGCCCGACAGGGCTGA
- a CDS encoding complex I NDUFA9 subunit family protein: protein MTPDITTVFGGTGFLGSRIVREIVASGRPVRIAARHPVRPAWAGAGDAIELATANIHDETSVARALDGATAAVNAVSLYAEAGGHDTFEAVHVTGAGRMARLAREAGVRRLVHISGIGADVTSPSFYVRARARGEQSVRAAFPNAVIVRPSVLFGPQDAFLANLARLAQLPVIPLFGRGDTRLQPVFVDDVAQAVARLTAAADPAASLFELGGARVYRYREIVEQVLDHCGRRRRLLMPVPFLLWRTLAGLTMFLPNPPLTRDQVLLMQKDNVVHPGTATFADLGIAPHSLEESLPHCLKPGQGRDTP from the coding sequence ATGACTCCCGACATCACCACGGTTTTCGGCGGCACGGGGTTTCTGGGCAGCCGGATCGTCCGGGAGATCGTGGCTTCGGGCAGACCGGTCCGTATCGCTGCACGCCATCCGGTCCGGCCGGCCTGGGCAGGCGCCGGTGACGCCATTGAGCTGGCCACGGCCAACATCCATGACGAAACCAGCGTCGCCCGGGCCCTGGACGGCGCCACGGCAGCCGTCAATGCGGTAAGCCTCTACGCCGAGGCCGGCGGTCACGACACTTTCGAGGCCGTGCACGTGACGGGTGCCGGCCGGATGGCCCGCCTGGCGCGGGAGGCCGGCGTCCGGCGGCTGGTGCACATTTCTGGTATCGGCGCGGACGTGACGTCGCCTTCATTCTATGTGCGCGCCCGTGCCCGTGGTGAGCAGAGCGTACGGGCGGCATTCCCGAATGCGGTCATCGTTCGACCCAGCGTACTCTTCGGTCCACAAGACGCCTTCCTCGCGAACCTGGCCCGTCTCGCGCAGCTCCCGGTCATACCGCTGTTCGGCCGCGGCGATACGCGCCTGCAGCCGGTGTTCGTCGACGACGTAGCCCAGGCCGTCGCCCGCCTGACCGCGGCTGCCGATCCCGCGGCATCGCTGTTCGAGCTGGGCGGCGCCCGCGTCTACCGCTACCGCGAGATCGTGGAGCAGGTACTCGACCACTGCGGACGACGACGCCGGCTGCTGATGCCGGTTCCGTTCCTGCTGTGGCGGACGCTGGCGGGCCTGACGATGTTTCTGCCGAACCCGCCGCTGACACGGGACCAGGTGCTGCTGATGCAGAAGGACAACGTCGTCCATCCCGGCACGGCCACCTTCGCGGACCTGGGTATCGCGCCGCACTCCTTGGAGGAAAGCCTGCCGCACTGCCTGAAACCCGGTCAAGGTCGCGATACCCCGTGA
- a CDS encoding GlxA family transcriptional regulator yields the protein METKDQPRRVSVLALPEESTGTPIHGLFETLKLADALVNGPNAGTARLFEVEIVGPERGIFPSACGLPLEVHRPIREVDDTDIVITASMLFENQEWVVGQHPETVDWLQRMHGNGADLCSACAGALLLAETGLLDGLETTTHWAFAPTFRRNFPNIRLRVDELLIVAGKNREFVMSGAASSWQDLILFLIARHVSPDAAQGIGKFLLYHWDSRSQAPFVPFVPASDHGDGAILEVQEWLDDGDLMDVSVDAMAHRCALPRPTFNRRFKRATGHTPIGYLQHLRVEKAKRLLEGTDQPVDEISWQVGYEETAAFRRVFKRITRLSPGQFRRKFRFPVKAHAESR from the coding sequence ATGGAGACGAAGGACCAACCCCGGCGCGTCAGTGTGCTTGCGCTCCCCGAAGAGTCCACCGGAACCCCCATTCACGGCCTGTTCGAGACGCTGAAGCTCGCCGATGCCCTGGTCAACGGACCCAATGCCGGTACCGCACGGCTGTTCGAGGTCGAGATCGTCGGCCCCGAGCGCGGCATCTTCCCCAGCGCCTGTGGTCTGCCGCTCGAAGTCCACCGCCCCATCCGCGAGGTGGACGACACCGATATCGTGATCACCGCATCGATGCTGTTCGAAAATCAGGAATGGGTGGTCGGACAGCACCCCGAGACGGTGGATTGGCTGCAGCGCATGCACGGCAATGGGGCAGACCTGTGTTCGGCCTGCGCCGGAGCCCTGCTGCTGGCCGAAACCGGCCTCCTCGACGGCCTGGAGACCACGACGCACTGGGCCTTTGCCCCCACCTTTCGGCGCAACTTCCCCAACATCCGCCTGCGTGTCGACGAGTTGCTCATCGTGGCGGGCAAGAATCGCGAGTTCGTGATGTCCGGTGCCGCGAGCTCCTGGCAGGATCTGATCCTCTTCTTGATCGCGCGCCATGTCAGCCCCGATGCCGCGCAGGGAATCGGAAAGTTCCTGCTGTACCACTGGGACTCGAGAAGCCAGGCACCCTTTGTTCCGTTCGTACCCGCCAGCGATCATGGCGACGGTGCGATCCTGGAGGTCCAGGAGTGGCTCGATGACGGCGACCTGATGGATGTCTCCGTCGACGCGATGGCCCACCGATGTGCGTTGCCGCGTCCCACTTTCAATCGCCGTTTCAAGCGGGCGACCGGCCACACTCCCATCGGCTACCTCCAGCATCTGCGGGTGGAGAAGGCCAAGCGTCTGCTCGAAGGTACCGATCAGCCGGTGGACGAGATCAGCTGGCAGGTAGGCTACGAAGAAACCGCCGCGTTCCGGCGCGTCTTCAAGCGGATCACCCGGCTAAGCCCCGGTCAGTTCCGCCGAAAATTCCGTTTCCCGGTCAAGGCGCACGCCGAGTCGAGGTGA